The genomic stretch GTATTGGAAAGGTATGACTAAAAGTTTTGGAAATTTAGTTTCATACTAGGAAATACCACAACAATctgtatttactttgtttttaaaagtgttaaagaaaaaactttgAGTTCCTTCAGAGCCTATTCATTAATCATGGCAAAATCTCCTTACTACATGTATCATGATAATGGTCATGGCAACAATAATAACATACAGATATAGATTTAATATTATATTACTGAAATTACAAAAAAGACTCTCAAGATATCTGTTGCTATAATTAAACACTTATTTTACACAATTACAACACTGTTTACATGAGCCTATACAGTTCTAAACACATTTTGTGTGAAAATGATTTGCATTAAATATACATGTCACTTTAGATGAATTGTCATTTTGATTCTACATTATGGAGaagcatgcatgcacacaggAGTAGACAAATAAgcgtaaaaaatttaaaatgctaataAGTGAGAATCACTTCTTATGAATATGTCAGTTGCACAGAAAGGTAGCCATATTTATGATTCATTTGTGATTATTCCACACTTGTTCTTTCATTTAGTGATTTGCCATGACAGATATGGTTGAAGAAAACCAGACTCTGCTGATTGAGTTTGTTCTCACAGGACTTACAGATCGTCCAGAGCTGCAGGTGCCCCTGTTCCTAGTGTTCCTAATCACCCACCTCATCACCATGGTGGGCAACCTTGGGTTGATTGTGCTTATTTGGAAAGATCCCCACCTTCATACCCCCATGTATTTATTCCTCAGCAGTTTGGCCTTTTCAGATGCATGTACTTCATCTTCTGTGACTCCTAAGATGCTTGTCAACTTTTTATATCAGAATCATAAAACGTCTCTGGTTGAGTGCTTcacccaattttatttttttggctccAGTGCAACCACAGAATGCTTCCTCCTAtcagtgatggcctatgaccgctacgTAGCTATATGTAATCCATTGCTTTATCCAGTAGTCATGTCCAATAGCCTCTGTACTCAGTTTATATGTGTTTCATATTTTGTTGGCTTTCTGCATTCAGCAATGCATGTAGGCTTGCTAGTTAGATTAACTTTCTGCAGCTCTAATACCATACATTTTTTCTACTGTGAAATTTTACAACTGTACAAAATTTCTTGCATTGACACCACATTAAATATACTTcttgttttcatcttttctgcCTTTATACAAGTCTGTACTTTTATGACAATTATCATCTCATACTCCTATGTCCTCTTTGTGGTCCTGAAAAAGAAGTCTGAGAAGGGCAGAagcaaagccttctccacctgcagTGCCCATctgctctctgtctctttgttctATGGCACTCTCTTCCTCATGTATGTACGCCCTTCGTCTGGACCAACTGAGGAGCAGGACaaaatgtattctttattttaCACAATAATAATTCCCCTACTAAATCCTTTTATTTACAGTTTGAGGAATAAAGAGGTTATGGCAGCTTTGAGAAGATTAGGGAAGAAATAAATAGATGTCAGACAAGTTTATTACTTTCTCTCTTATATTCAGTGCGGGAAAAAAAGGCAAGTACTATGGACTAGCCACTACTCTGCCATTTCACCAGATACTCCATGAATCCTCTATGAAGAACTCAGCTTTGTATTATGCTTCCTTGTGTTTGATTCCAGGGGCATTTTGGGCAACATTACACATAACTAGCTTATTTAGAAACATTGTGCTTCACTTCATTTTATCTGAATATCTAGCTTTTTTAAAATAGCACTTTCCTAAGGACTTCAATTTATAGGCAGCAATTGGCAATTTTAGTGAGAAATaaagataaacatttattgaaaaatatcttCAATTGTGGCTGGCATATAAAGTTAGCTACTTGCTTGATTGAGACTAGCTGATTCCCCAGGGCCTGCAAGTTAAtaaagcttttgtttttctgctataCATAATAACTCAGGAAGAATGATAAAAATACAATATGATTCTTGGTAGGATATATTCCTGAGAAGAAATTTAGTGTTTAATGACAAAAGTTGGGAAAGAATGAAGAGTTTTAGAAATATTGGTGGATCTCAGGAAGAAAAATGTAAGCTGGAATGAATTAAAAAGAGTAGAGcatcagaaaaatcacagctcatCTTTATAATCCCCAAATCATTATTTGGGGATTATAACGTTGCATGTACCAAGATATTCAAAACTTATAAATATCAGAATATTTTTGTGTAATTAAACTTATTTCTAAAATCAGCCTGTGATTGCATTACTATTCCTATGAATTTTACATGAATTTACTTGTCAGACTGGAAGAGGACTATATCAGGTATAAGAAAATTTACTGCATTGATATAGAAGAGCAAAATTGTGAAAATGAATTATCTTTATCTTTgtgaatatacatacatacatatatatatatataaacacaatgtGCCTAGGTATCTATGCATATATTTAATCAATAATGCCCCAGAAGTATTGGTTAAGAATTTACTGTCACAATTTTAGTTTTCGTTTGCAATATGATTATATAGACATTAATGGTTCaacttttattttagtaaaatcaTCACATTCTTTAAGCAATATGTCATTTACTTAGAGAAAGTGATCACACAAAATAAGAATTAAGGTAAaggtttttaagaataaaaatttttcttttgtttgattaTTTGTAAAACACATTATCATTTTTCAAGTCAATAGTCTATGAAATATATCTAAGTTTTATCTAAAGATTTAGGCACATGATAAATATATTCTATCAAAATTTCTTAGTAAAACGCATTTTATAAAAGTCCACTTATTTATATAGTGTTAAGATTAATTAAAATAGGTCCCTAAtaacaaaagaagacaaaatttcttttaaatatagaacCATATGATTAAATTTTGTGTCTTTTAGATTTTGTCTATACTTGGAGGAAATTTTCAGCAATATCATACTTTCTAAGAAATTAATTTCACAAAAACTGAAGTAAATATTAATTTCCttaatatcttcattttttatttttgtaaaattattttctgtaatttattaTGTCTTTTGAAGTAATTCCTAAATACTTTTCACCATTTATATAACAATAAAGTTATTTCTTCATGTAGGTGATACATATTTTATTCaggataaatgaaaaaatattatttatatatgctttaCATGTTTTTATGATTGAGTATGTAGCATGTAATTTTGCAAGAACTACTCTTAAGAAAATCCCATATTTTGCATTATATTATCATGATTGAAACATTTCAACAATTTAACTGAAGTCAAAAGACTGTAGTCAAATTGACAGGACAAACTCCTCCCCTGAAGAATTGACATTTATACTGTCTTGCAACATCAATACAAGATACCTATTAAAGTTCAGATATTTCTCTAAACTATTTGGTGATATGAAGTATTCATAGGTATATTATTTCACTGGtgaaagtctttttattttatatcaagtATGTTAAGGAATATTGATCTACTGAAAAAATGGAGGTGGGTCAAACATCCCTTCAGTGCAAGGTCATAAGCAAATTATTTAAACTAActtagtttgagagaccctggtCCTGGTCCCTGTATGCATTTGATTGGTGTTGATATTGGATTACATTAAGTTATTGTGATTAGGAAGGTACATTTGAGTACTCAAGGCCTCTAATTCTGTTGCTTTACCCATTTGGTATTCTTGCTTAACACTAACAAACTTGGGAAATGCACTAAGCTAAATAAACACTGGGTGAGTCAATTAGACATTATGAGTTTGTTGTCATAACTATACTTCAAATCCTTGACCTTGTTCTTACAATGAAGTAATTGATGTGTTGTGGGATGACAGGGAAGGATTTTTGGAGACTGATACTGGGAGGGCCTGGTTTGAGATTGAGACTGTATTTGAGGCAAATCATGGGAGACAAATTGTCTGAgtagaatttaaattaaatagtTTCAAACTTATAAGATCAATAACAATGGATTGAAAGAGACAAGCAGCAGATAAGTCtaaaatgtttcttattttttataatagcATAAGTAGAAAGGGATCTTTATCATGGgaacataaagaaataaacttGACTTAGTAAAAGTGAGAGAACTACATAAATTAGAAAGCAAGTTAGGAGATATTTCCCAGAAACCTGGTAGATGTCATATTTATTAGTTAACCAAAAGTCACTGCAATCACTGCCCAAGAAGTAGGAGTACAGAGCCAAATGACCATAGACTGTAAGGGGTCCTCTTAAATAATTGAGGCATCTTGCCAATGGGTAAATACTAGAAACATGAACTTTTGCTAGCATGGGTACTCAAACTACATTTTGAGAGAGTAATATTTTAACAGAGGAGCATCAACTGGTTTTGACCAAAGGAGTATGTGGCCTGAGTACTCTAAACTTCAGTAGTAATTCTTATTCCAAATAATGATGTACAATGTTTACAGTAGAAATTTAACAGGCTTACATCAAAAAGAGTACCAGCCTGGTTCATTCAGTTAGTGGTGATGAATAACCCctgtagagagagtagaaaagTTTTAAATGCAGGAAACTTAGATTGAGTATGCATAAACTCAATTAGATTACTACTAGTAGAAAATTCTTCTAAAACAAACCAGGATAAATTTAATTGCAAGGACAGTTTATCATGCTTGGTATGCTTTCATAATCTTCTTTTTAGGGATAGAGAATACCATGTTGACAGGCATGACAAACTTAATAGTAAGCTGCTGTGCCTGGGTCTCAATGATGGGTTAAAGGTCTGTGctattcaaaagaaaagaatgatcaatgaatgGTTGAGCCATGTGGAATCATTATGAGAGTAGGATGAATAAGGAACTGGTGAAGGTGCTATACAAAATATGGTGGTGATTATTAATAGGTAAGAGGCAGAAAACTCTTGCCAGCTCAGGCCTGTGCACTGGTCTCATGGTAAAAATACTGACAGTTTGTTCAGGATTTTTCAGAGGGTACTGGGAAAATAAAGTGAGTAAACAAAGTGGTGTGAGTGTGTTTTGAATGCCCTCTAAGAGTCCATTGTGATTTCCGGCTTGGgatccagagaaatgcaaaatgtctttttaaatgttAGGACCTTAATTCATTATGGGTGTGCCCCCTTGAAAGGAATAGAGAGAATCgatttcaaattttcagatttCCTGCTTGGTGATGTACACTCTTTGACTTACACATGCTTCTGCTATCATGTgatgagagagggaaagagagagagagagagagagagagagagagagagagagagagagagagagagagaatagccCTCATCTAAGTAGAGCTTACACCAAGATTTTGAAACACAGAAACTGTAAGTGAATTAAACTGTATAAGCTCAAAAAAATAAGGCTCTGATGGGTATTTCATAGCAATGTAAAGCTCAcaagcacatatgaatatatcagCAAGGGGTAGAGA from Castor canadensis chromosome 5, mCasCan1.hap1v2, whole genome shotgun sequence encodes the following:
- the LOC109674425 gene encoding olfactory receptor 5AC1-like, which codes for MVEENQTLLIEFVLTGLTDRPELQVPLFLVFLITHLITMVGNLGLIVLIWKDPHLHTPMYLFLSSLAFSDACTSSSVTPKMLVNFLYQNHKTSLVECFTQFYFFGSSATTECFLLSVMAYDRYVAICNPLLYPVVMSNSLCTQFICVSYFVGFLHSAMHVGLLVRLTFCSSNTIHFFYCEILQLYKISCIDTTLNILLVFIFSAFIQVCTFMTIIISYSYVLFVVLKKKSEKGRSKAFSTCSAHLLSVSLFYGTLFLMYVRPSSGPTEEQDKMYSLFYTIIIPLLNPFIYSLRNKEVMAALRRLGKK